The Anopheles merus strain MAF chromosome 2L, AmerM5.1, whole genome shotgun sequence genome has a segment encoding these proteins:
- the LOC121594677 gene encoding dnaJ homolog subfamily A member 1, with protein sequence MVKETGFYDVLGVKPGCSPEDLKKAYRKLAMKYHPDKNPNEGERFKAISMAYEVLSDPEKKAIYDEGGEAAIKQGGAGGGGFHSPMDIFDMLINGGMGGGRREQRGRDLVHRLTVTLEELYSGATRKLSLQKSVICDGCDGIGGKRGTVHKCVPCNGTGILTKVHHIMPGFMQQNKVPCRACQGQGEVFDEKHKCKKCDGQKKVRDKKILDVHIEKGMRDGQKIVFSGEGDQEPGLQPGDIVIALEERPHPVFKRSGKDLMMEMRLELSEALCGFQKVITTLDKRSLVITSMPGEVIKHSAFKCIMDEGMPQWKNPFEKGRLIMQFRVVFPDSLPGEAAKLLEQYLPPKPAEEIPQDVEMVELVELDPEQESRNQYKNAYEEDEEDGGTPGVRIQQCATS encoded by the coding sequence ATGGTGAAGGAGACGGGATTTTACGATGTGCTCGGCGTAAAGCCTGGCTGCTCCCCGGAGGACCTGAAGAAGGCGTACAGAAAGCTCGCGATGAAGTACCATCCGGACAAAAACCCGAACGAGGGCGAGCGCTTCAAGGCGATCTCGATGGCGTACGAGGTGCTGTCCGATCCGGAAAAGAAAGCGATCTACGACGAAGGCGGCGAGGCGGCCATCAAGCAGGGCGGTGCGGGTGGGGGCGGCTTCCACAGCCCGATGGACATCTTCGACATGCTGATCAACGGCGGAATGGGCGGCGGGCGGAGGGAGCAGCGCGGTCGCGACCTGGTGCACCGGCTGACCGTGACGCTGGAGGAGCTGTACAGTGGCGCGACCCGGAAGTTGTCCCTGCAAAAGAGCGTTATCTGTGATGGGTGCGACGGCATCGGCGGCAAGCGGGGTACCGTGCACAAGTGCGTCCCCTGCAACGGTACGGGCATACTGACGAAGGTCCACCACATCATGCCCGGCTTCATGCAGCAGAACAAAGTGCCGTGCCGCGCCTGCCAGGGGCAGGGCGAGGTGTTCGACGAGAAGCACAAGTGCAAAAAGTGCGACGGCCAGAAGAAGGTGCGCGACAAGAAGATACTGGACGTGCACATCGAGAAGGGTATGCGCGACGGGCAGAAGATCGTCTTCAGCGGCGAGGGCGACCAGGAGCCGGGCCTGCAGCCGGGCGACATTGTGATAGCGCTGGAGGAGAGACCGCATCCGGTGTTCAAGCGCTCCGGCAAGGATCTGATGATGGAGATGCGGCTCGAGCTGTCCGAGGCGCTGTGCGGCTTCCAGAAGGTCATTACCACGCTCGACAAGCGCAGCCTCGTCATCACGTCGATGCCGGGCGAGGTGATCAAGCATTCCGCGTTCAAGTGCATCATGGACGAGGGCATGCCGCAGTGGAAGAACCCGTTCGAGAAGGGGCGGCTCATCATGCAGTTCCGCGTGGTGTTCCCGGACTCGCTGCCGGGCGAGGCGGCCAAGCTGCTGGAACAGTACCTGCCCCCGAAGCCGGCCGAGGAGATCCCGCAGGACGTGGAGATGGTCGAGCTGGTCGAGCTGGATCCGGAGCAGGAGTCCCGCAACCAGTACAAGAACGCGtacgaggaggacgaggaggacggTGGCACCCCGGGCGTGCGGATTCAGCAGTGCGCGACCAGCTAA
- the LOC121594680 gene encoding protein FAM136A has product MIEQQKQRIEMEITKQLDDLDRNVLRKMQADMHDCAARCCKDSVSSMDTVQQCVERCSVPAQRAQQHVETEINSFNSRLQRCVMDCNDTIKDKMGPNPSEGDIAKYTAEFERCAIKCVDKHVAILPNMFASMRKVLQSRSSS; this is encoded by the exons ATGATCGAACAACAGAAGCAGCGGATCGAAATGGAGATCACCAAACAGCTGGACGATCTCGACCGCAATGTGCTGCGGAAAATGCAA GCCGATATGCACGATTGTGCTGCCCGATGCTGTAAGGATTCCGTTTCCTCCATGGACACGGTGCAGCAGTGCGTCGAGCGGTGCTCTGTCCCTGCCCAGCGAGCCCAGCAGCACGTGGAAACCGAGATCAACTCGTTCAACAGTCGCCTGCAGCGTTGTGTAATGGATTGCAATGATACGATTAAGGACAAG ATGGGACCCAATCCGTCCGAGGGCGATATTGCTAAGTATACTGCCGAGTTTGAACGGTGTGCGATTAAATGCGTCGACAAGCATGTTGCCATCTTGCCAAATATGTTCGCGAGCATGCGAAAGGTTCTGCAGAGCAGATCATCATCGTAG
- the LOC121594679 gene encoding retinol dehydrogenase 13-like, giving the protein MSIFRNKIILVSSAVGTLIGGTVLLKDRMQGASFEKNVRADGKVVIITGANTGIGKETAHALARRGAHVYMACRDMVKCEEARKDIVLDTRNPQVYCRECDLASMQSIRQFVKQFKAEQQRLDILINNAGVMRCPRTLTKEGIELQLGVNHMGHFLLTHLLLDTLKLSAPSRIVVVSSLAHTRGQIALDDLNSAKAYDEAKAYEQSKLANVLFTRELARRLEGTGVTVNALHPGIVDTELMRHMGIFNSWFSGLFVRPFVWPFLKSPLYGAQTTLYAALDPDLEKVSGQYFSDCAPKEVAEQAKDDRVAKWLWAVSEKWTGTLTGTAAVS; this is encoded by the exons ATGTCGATCTTtcgtaataaaataattttagtgAGCAGTGCCGTCGGCACACTTATCGGTGGCACCGTTCTGTTGAA GGATCGTATGCAAGGTGCCAGCTTCGAGAAGAATGTGCGAGCCGACGGCAAGGTGGTCATCATTACCGGGGCCAACACCGGCATCGGGAAGGAAACGGCCCACGCACTGGCCCGCCGTGGCGCGCACGTTTACATGGCCTGCCGGGATATGGTGAAGTGCGAGGAGGCCCGGAAGGACATCGTGCTGGACACGCGAAACCCGCAGGTGTACTGCCGCGAGTGTGATCTGGCCTCGATGCAATCGATCCGTCAGTTTGTGAAACA ATTCAAAGCGGAACAACAGCGGTTGGACATTCTCATCAACAATGCGGGAGTGATGCGCTGTCCCCGCACGCTCACCAAAGAGGGCATCGAGCTACAGCTGGGCGTGAACCATATGGGACACTTTTTGCTTACCCATCTGCTGCTCGATACGCTGAAGCTGAGCGCCCCGAGTCGCATCGTGGTGGTGTCCAGCTTGGCACACACCCGCGGCCAGATTGCGCTGGACGATTTGAACAGCGCGAAAGCGTACGATGAGGCGAAGGCGTACGAGCAGAGCAAGCTGGCGAACGTGCTGTTCACGCGCGAGCTGGCCCGCCGGCTGGAGGGCACGGGCGTGACGGTGAATGCGCTCCATCCGGGCATCGTCGATACGGAGCTGATGCGCCATATGGGCATCTTTAACAGCTGGTTCTCGGGGCTGTTTGTGCGACCGTTCGTGTGGCCGTTCCTGAAATCGCCCCTGTACGGTGCGCAAACGACCCTGTACGCGGCACTCGATCCGGACCTGGAGAAGGTTAGCGGGCAGTACTTTAGCGACTGTGCGCCGAAGGAGGTGGCCGAGCAGGCGAAGGATGACCGGGTGGCCAAGTGGCTGTGGGCGGTGAGCGAAAAATGGACCGGCACGCTCACTGGAACGGCGGCCGTTTCCTGA